In the genome of Pyramidobacter piscolens W5455, one region contains:
- a CDS encoding GAF domain-containing protein, whose product MISVEIPANLTKDERYRLISARLAALAAAERDPLANLCNFMAYLYWTVGGVNWVGLYLLRGGELVLGPFAGKPACSRLAPGKGVCG is encoded by the coding sequence ATGATCTCCGTCGAAATCCCCGCAAACCTGACGAAAGACGAACGCTACCGCCTCATTTCCGCCCGGCTGGCCGCCCTGGCCGCCGCCGAGCGCGACCCGCTCGCCAACCTGTGCAACTTCATGGCCTATCTGTACTGGACCGTGGGCGGCGTCAACTGGGTGGGGCTGTATCTCCTGCGCGGCGGCGAGCTCGTGCTCGGCCCCTTCGCGGGCAAGCCCGCCTGCTCGCGCCTCGCCCCCGGCAAGGGCGTGTGCGGC